The Betta splendens chromosome 12, fBetSpl5.4, whole genome shotgun sequence genome contains the following window.
aatgctgcaaatCTGTAAGAGACGTTGAATTCCTAAAAGGTGTTGCATATAAATCAGAGCAGAGATCCAAAGGCCAAGAGAGCAGTGAGGCAGCCCTAAAGGAAGTAGGGTGTGGTTGTTCGGGGAGGTATGACGCGCTCAGAGTCAGGGACGGCACGAAACAGCTTGGGCTCCCGCCTGTTGACATCCTTGAAGACCATGATAGACGCGATGTTTCCACACCGGTAGCAGTAGTTTGGCGCCGACCACACAGTCACCAGCTTCTCGTCGAACATGAACTTGTAACCTTCGTGGACCAGCTGATGTGCACGACAGATGAGCTTCAGGTTGTTAATGTGAACAAACTAAAAGAGATATGAGCATTACTGGCACAATATTCAAGTGAAAGCGGAAGATTCCCTTTTGTTTTGTGCACATCCGAGTACCTCGTTAGTAACCTTGGAGCCAAACAGCCAGCCAGCCCCCCGTGGACTGATGGCCCAGGTGTCCACGTCCTCGGGGTCTGACCACACAAGATCACAGAACGCTCCCTTGTGGGGAATCTCTTGGTTGCGTTCAATGGTGCGGATCTGATCCAAAGTCTTTATGTCGGGTGAAAGGCCACCATGAACACAAAGCACCTGCTCATCTATCAGCTGAGGTAGAAATCAAGTACTTTAGTTTACACAGTATGAATGAGAGAAGATTAACGTTCATGCAGACATCACATACTACATTGAATACTGTAACGTCTCCTACACACGATGGTTCTGAGCCTGAATAACTGCAGATACAAAGGCCATGGCACAGTTGGACTATTCAGAAACTAGCAGTACAACAAATGTCAAGCTCCTGCTGCAATTCAAGTGGAAGATCGTAAAGCAGCTTGAATCCAGCTGCAAACATGTGTTTCTTTGCAAAGTAAGGATGTTTCTCACACCTGGCAGATTCAAAGGAAGGACTGAAATGGCCAAAAAGGAGATTTTGTATATGCTTGTAAAATAATTTCTAAACCACTGTACTAGGAGAGAAGTGACCCGTCAGACACCAAAATGTATAGACtaacagtaaataaatatgcaaTGAAGAAACTGGAAAGTATAGAAAGAAGTATCAATGGACTTACAGCTGCCACAGTCAGCATGTCAAACACTTTTGTGCAATACCGCCAGGCATTTGCATTCCCATATTTAGTTTGGCACTCATCTAAAATTTACCACAAGACAAATGGCAATGTTTTTAAAAGCTTGTAAAACTGAGATTATGTGAATTGATAATTTTGGCCAGTGTTACCCACCATAAAAGCCATACACTTGAGTTATCTGTCTGCTTTCATGATTTCCTCGTAGAAGTGTAATCCGATCTGGCCACTTTGCCTTTAAGACTAGAAGGTGTGTAAACGTCTCCAAACTATAATATCCTCTATCCACAAAGTCACCCTGAATAAAGTCAAAGAAGACAGAATCAGAAATGCAGCAGAAGAAAAGCATATTTATACACTTCCAAAACTCAATGGTATAAGATCAGTTACTGAACCACTTACCATGAAAATGTAATTTGTGTCTGGAACTTGGCCTCCAGTTCTAAAGAGCTCGCAGAGATCATAAAACTAGACAGGAATATTAGAGACTCAGTTTATTTTCTTGTGACTAAAGTTAAGAATGCAACAATGTGAGCTTTAAGTGAGCTGACAGTGGCTTGCCATTTTCAAAACCTGGACTGATTGGAAGGTACACTATGCAAAATTGTGCTACATGAATACACTGAAATATTGTTTATATCTATCCATCAATACGACTGGATGCAAACCAAAAAGAAGGTCCAGGCTGGTGAGTTCGGCCTACCTGACCATGAATATCTCCACAGACAGTAACTGGAGTAGAGACTGGCTGAACATTTGATTCttccagcagcaggtcacaAACATAATCACATAATCGCTGAAACAGCAAAGCGTGGTAATGGTTAGTGGTCAGTCATCCTTTTACAGCCCAGCTGTGGGAAAACAGCTGGTTAGTGATTTCAGTTCATGACAGGACAGACAATCGGAGGCTTCAACCTTGAAAACACGGGTATTTCGTATTAAACTACTTCAAAGGATGGGTTGAATAAGAAACTGAGCCACATAAAAGTCTCCACCTGCATCTCTGGCTGTGGATGATGTTCATCCCGTATTAGAGCCAATGCCAGATTCAACTTTATTAGCCATCCCCTCCAAGGGCAGCCGCTGTGGCCTTTATGCCGTTTACTAACGATTAAGCTCCGGTAACTAATACACTGCActtttccttcctgctgttgTTCCGGGGAGACTGAACGACAGCGCAAACGGCGACGCGGCGTTCGCTCGCCTGCGATCTTGGCCACGGCGCCTCGTTTGAGCGCACTCAGCCAAACACGGTTAGCATCTGGATTAGCATCACCGCTAGCGTTTCCCTTTTGACTCGGGTTTTCACCAAGAGCTCCCACGAATAACCACAGCACTAGTAGCACTAGTAGCATAATCGTAAACGGAACAACAGTTTTATGACGCCGTTCACACACGGAACCTTAGCTTCCACTATCACGAACAATGTTAGCAGCTTCAACTCACCTTTAGGTCGTTTTCCGGGAGGTACTTGCAATGCTTTGCTATTTCAACGTACTTATCGAGGTCTAACGGTGCCATTTGTGTGACGCTAAAACTAAAGGTTCAAATGTAAAACTAGGGTGCAAGCTAGCGGCTTCAGGCACTCGCCCACTACTGTCGCcgcctcttcttcttctacgGTTTTCTGGCGGTTGGCGGACCACAGTGCGGCGCATCACCGCCACCAGCTGGAACGGAGCCGTTCGCTCCAGCGTCACCAAAGCCAAGAAACGGCGCAAGCGAAGCGAATAAACAGCGGTCTCCTGTGCGTCTCATCTTCTACTGTCTTCTGAATAAAGCAATCCATCATAGTCCCTTCCATCCTCCCATTGTTTCTTCCATCTTCCCTCCACCTGCTTAATTATACTTTTGACTTCATTTCTACTAGGACTTACTGTGATATCTATTGTGAATAATAATGTTGTACCGGTATTTCTGTTAAAATGTCTGTTCTACTGAATGACTGTGGTACAAACCTGAGTCTGAACCGGTGATTGTCCTTAGGGGTTGTGTATGTTATTGCGCATTTCCGTTGTGTTTACTGATAAATCATCAGTGATTCCTTCTCCATTTTCAACTCAGGTCTGTGTACgtacagtttgatttccccaccagagtaaagagagtaaaagctgggaaaatgaCCCAAACAACCATGTGCTGTTTTACCAGCGTTTttagacacattaacagctccttCAGTTCTAAAACTGGCAGTCCTTGTTCATGCACATAGTTCTACACATTATACTATACATTTATCTTCATGGTATCCATTCCATTAAGATGGGAGACACAGATGTCCAGGTGGGTGAACAGGTGGAAATGTACAGTAGACTGTCACTGGctcagaccacaggggtcaatagaagaagtGTGGCCCAGACGTATGTTTGTCAGAGTACAGAATAATTTCTGACTCTCTGTGGATGCGCCAAATGTTATTCTATTGTGTTCTACAATCCCCAGAGTAATTAATTAAAGTCATTTGGTTGAGGTCCATTGGCCTATACGAATATTACTGCCACAAGTCGGTCAAGATGTGGCAACTACatactgcacatactgtaaatgaacaaaaccaTGACATCATTCATAGGAATGTTGTCCTGCGACTGCTGTGGTCTGGTAGAGACATGCTCGAAGTAAAACAACACCTTAGTGGGGTAGAGCACTGGgagagaggctgatggtggtacgagtcctgtgagtgtgtgagtgtgttagctGTCCAGCATT
Protein-coding sequences here:
- the LOC114866985 gene encoding serine/threonine-protein phosphatase 6 catalytic subunit-like isoform X2, whose translation is MGDFVDRGYYSLETFTHLLVLKAKWPDRITLLRGNHESRQITQVYGFYDECQTKYGNANAWRYCTKVFDMLTVAALIDEQVLCVHGGLSPDIKTLDQIRTIERNQEIPHKGAFCDLVWSDPEDVDTWAISPRGAGWLFGSKVTNEFVHINNLKLICRAHQLVHEGYKFMFDEKLVTVWSAPNYCYRCGNIASIMVFKDVNRREPKLFRAVPDSERVIPPRTTTPYFL
- the LOC114866985 gene encoding serine/threonine-protein phosphatase 6 catalytic subunit-like isoform X1 — its product is MAPLDLDKYVEIAKHCKYLPENDLKRLCDYVCDLLLEESNVQPVSTPVTVCGDIHGQFYDLCELFRTGGQVPDTNYIFMGDFVDRGYYSLETFTHLLVLKAKWPDRITLLRGNHESRQITQVYGFYDECQTKYGNANAWRYCTKVFDMLTVAALIDEQVLCVHGGLSPDIKTLDQIRTIERNQEIPHKGAFCDLVWSDPEDVDTWAISPRGAGWLFGSKVTNEFVHINNLKLICRAHQLVHEGYKFMFDEKLVTVWSAPNYCYRCGNIASIMVFKDVNRREPKLFRAVPDSERVIPPRTTTPYFL